One segment of Brassica napus cultivar Da-Ae chromosome C3, Da-Ae, whole genome shotgun sequence DNA contains the following:
- the LOC125583313 gene encoding uncharacterized protein LOC125583313: protein MSLFSLKESASKEGGTGTYYLPSRPNHVIFRFSSSDDDWRKKYFYVKVDPSTVPVGRNLRVTWTNPSEIEDPPKLSTKLTRALYRKLQQSPCTWVTYTTSRISAARFPDTYNASFQDPIPAENLEILAGDSVVSISTGASASGTEKSQPGDMTLRPSFRSRGNPSKAASASRGSDRNQGGSFLISMKEVLDDGGSKPVVETTPTEVVAQDAAPLPEVQVPEADYQAPKGTSEVEPSRHKRPRTDQGGAPTRSSSSSSRGGTVGWSFTHSKPGSILDDSWGLAAIMRHLKSVGCPLPALKDLTNRDEYLDIAHCMGQLAGAVSRAQLRFENALCAAPNAGELAEVTEMVKAAKADLDQARVRISELEAEVTRLGSKADAQQGEIESQKLDIQVKSRRINDLEAARKIVEHQVRELISSSQDSQKDKEAEVKLAVREGKKEVAEAYGKILVCVKEKFARKKDEVNALVYAQELQANADLLKDMLNNKIQNVEEEYNQLVALLPEATTAYEKAQVSDFSVSKLPLPRSRRVQYGSNLGLMAPDLAPVEAAIGGDGNVVDEGVPAGAGDPIQEEKED from the exons ATGAGCCTCTTTTCCCTGAAGGAAAGCGCCTCTAAGGAGGGTGGTACCGGGACCTACTACCTCCCTAGTCGTCCCAATCATGTTATCTTCAGATTCTCTAGTAGTGATGATGACTGGAGGAAGAAGTATTTTTACGTTAAAGTTGATCCTTCGACGGTTCCTGTGGGTCGGAACCTTAGGGTCACTTGGACTAATCCATCTG AAATCGAAGATCCTCCGAAGCTCTCTACCAAGCTCACCAGGGCTCTATACCGCAAGTTGCAGCAGAGTCCCTGTACCTGGGTAACCTACACCACTTCTCGAATAAGTGCAGCCAGATTCCCAGATACCTACAACGCCTCTTTCCAAGATCCCATTCCTGCTGAGAACCTTGAGA TTTTGGCAGGCGATTCAGTTGTATCGATCTCAACTGGTGCTAGTGCTTCGGGAACTGAAAAGTCTCAGCCAGGTGACATGACTCTGCGACCATCATTCCGTTCTAGGGGTAACCCCTCTAAAGCTGCCAGTGCTTCTCGTGGAAGCGACAGGAACCAAGGAGGATCGTTCCTTATCTCAATGAAGGAAGTTTTGGACGACGGAGGATCCAAACCTGTTGTCGAGACTACTCCAACTGAGGTTGTAGCTCAGGATGCTGCTCCTCTCCCTGAGGTCCAGGTGCCGGAGGCTGACTACCAGGCTCCGAAGGGTACCTCTGAGGTCGAGCCGTCGAGACACAAGAGGCCCAGGACCGATCAGGGCGGAGCTCCCACccgttcttcttcctcgtcctctagaGGAGGGACTGTTGGGTGGAGCTTTACCCATTCGAAGCCTGGGTCGATCCTGGACGACTCTTGGGGCCTAGCTGCGATAATGAGGCACCTGAAGAGCGTGGGATGTCCCCTTCCAGCGCTCAAGGACCTGACTAACCGAGATGAGTATCTCGATATTGCCCACTGTATGGGTCAG TTGGCTGGGGCTGTTAGCAGGGCCCAGCTCAGGTTTGAGAATGCTCTGTGTGCTGCCCCCAATGCTGGTGAACTTGCTGAGGTTACCGAGATGGTTAAGGCAGCCAAAGCCGATCTTGACCAAGCCCGGGTTCGAATTTCTGAACTCGAAGCCGAAGTGACGAGGCTAGGCTCGAAGGCCGATGCTCAGCAAGGAGAGATCGAGAGTCAAAAGCTCGATATCCAGGTGAAGAGCAGGAGGATCAATGATTTGGAGGCTGCTCGAAAGATAGTTGAGCATCAAGTACGTGAGCTCATTTCCTCATCCCAGGATAGCCAGAAGGACAAGGAAGCTGAAGTCAAGCTGGCTGTCAGGGAAGGGAAGAAAGAAGTCGCCGAAGCTTACGGCAAGATCCTGGTCTGTGTTAAGGAGAAGTTTGCTAGGAAGAAAGATGAGGTCAACGCCTTGGTGTACGCTCAGGAGCTCCAAGCTAATGCCGACCTCTTGAAGGATATGCTGAACAACAAGATCCAAAACGTTGAAGAGGAGTACAACCAATTGGTGGCCTTATTACCAGAAGCGACAACTGCGTATGAGAAGGCTCAAGTCTCTGACTTCTCGGTCAGCAAGCTTCCTCTTCCCAGATCTCGGAGAGTTCAG TATGGCTCTAATTTGGGTTTGATGGCTCCTGACTTAGCTCCAGTCGAGGCAGCAATAGGAGGTGATGGCAATGTGGTCGATGAGGGAGTTCCTGCCGGTGCTGGTGATCCGATTcaggaagagaaggaagattga
- the LOC125583500 gene encoding uncharacterized protein LOC125583500 isoform X1, translating into MTLRPSFRSRGNPSKAASASRGSDRNQGGSFLISMKEVLDDGGSKPVVETTPTEVVAQDAAPLPEVQVPEADYQAPKGTSEVEPSRHKRPRTDQGGAPTRSSSSSSRGGTVGWSFTHSKPGSILDDSWGLAAIMRHLKSVGCPLPALKDLTNRDEYLDIAHCMGQLAGAVNRAQLRFENALCAAPNAGELAEVTEMVKAAKADLDQARVRISELEAEVTRLGSKADAQQGEIESQKLDIQVKSRRINDLEAARKIAEHQVRELIASSQDSQKNKEAEVKLAVREGKKEVAEAYGKILVCVKEKFARKKDEVNALVYAQELQANADLLKDMLNNKIQSVEEEYNQLVALLPEATTAYEKAQVSDFSVSKLPLPQISESSAPVEAAIGGDGNVVDEGVPAGAGDPIQEEKED; encoded by the exons ATGACTCTGCGACCATCATTCCGTTCTAGGGGTAACCCCTCTAAAGCTGCCAGTGCTTCTCGTGGAAGCGACAGGAACCAAGGAGGATCGTTCCTTATCTCAATGAAGGAAGTTTTGGACGACGGAGGATCCAAACCTGTTGTCGAGACTACTCCAACTGAGGTTGTAGCTCAGGATGCTGCTCCTCTCCCTGAGGTCCAGGTGCCGGAGGCTGACTACCAGGCTCCGAAGGGTACCTCTGAGGTCGAGCCGTCGAGACACAAGAGGCCCAGGACCGATCAGGGCGGAGCTCCCACccgttcttcttcctcgtcctctagaGGAGGGACTGTTGGGTGGAGCTTTACCCATTCGAAGCCTGGGTCGATCCTGGACGACTCTTGGGGCCTAGCTGCGATAATGAGGCACCTGAAGAGCGTGGGATGTCCCCTTCCAGCGCTCAAGGACCTGACTAACCGAGATGAGTATCTCGATATTGCCCACTGTATGGGTCAG TTGGCTGGGGCTGTTAACAGGGCCCAGCTCAGGTTTGAGAATGCTCTGTGTGCTGCCCCCAATGCTGGTGAACTTGCTGAGGTTACCGAGATGGTTAAGGCAGCCAAAGCCGATCTTGACCAAGCCCGGGTTCGAATTTCTGAACTCGAAGCCGAAGTGACGAGGCTAGGCTCGAAGGCCGATGCTCAGCAAGGAGAGATCGAGAGTCAAAAGCTCGATATCCAGGTGAAGAGCAGGAGGATCAATGATTTGGAGGCTGCTCGAAAGATAGCTGAGCATCAAGTACGTGAGCTCATTGCCTCATCCCAGGATAGCCAGAAGAACAAGGAAGCTGAAGTCAAGCTGGCTGTCAGGGAAGGGAAGAAAGAAGTCGCCGAAGCTTACGGCAAGATCCTGGTCTGTGTTAAGGAGAAGTTTGCTAGGAAGAAAGATGAGGTCAACGCCTTGGTGTACGCTCAGGAGCTCCAAGCTAATGCCGACCTCTTGAAGGATATGCTGAACAACAAGATCCAAAGCGTTGAAGAGGAGTACAACCAATTGGTGGCCTTATTACCAGAAGCGACAACTGCGTATGAGAAGGCTCAAGTCTCTGACTTCTCGGTCAGCAAGCTTCCTCTTCCCCAGATCTCGGAGAGTTCAG CTCCAGTCGAGGCAGCAATAGGAGGTGATGGCAATGTGGTCGATGAGGGAGTTCCTGCCGGTGCTGGTGATCCGATTcaggaagagaaggaagattga
- the LOC125583500 gene encoding uncharacterized protein LOC125583500 isoform X2: protein MTLRPSFRSRGNPSKAASASRGSDRNQGGSFLISMKEVLDDGGSKPVVETTPTEVVAQDAAPLPEVQVPEADYQAPKGTSEVEPSRHKRPRTDQGGAPTRSSSSSSRGGTVGWSFTHSKPGSILDDSWGLAAIMRHLKSVGCPLPALKDLTNRDEYLDIAHCMGQLAGAVNRAQLRFENALCAAPNAGELAEVTEMVKAAKADLDQARVRISELEAEVTRLGSKADAQQGEIESQKLDIQVKSRRINDLEAARKIAEHQVRELIASSQDSQKNKEAEVKLAVREGKKEVAEAYGKILVCVKEKFARKKDEVNALVYAQELQANADLLKDMLNNKIQSVEEEYNQLVALLPEATTAYEKAQVSDFSVSKLPLPQISESSVEAAIGGDGNVVDEGVPAGAGDPIQEEKED, encoded by the exons ATGACTCTGCGACCATCATTCCGTTCTAGGGGTAACCCCTCTAAAGCTGCCAGTGCTTCTCGTGGAAGCGACAGGAACCAAGGAGGATCGTTCCTTATCTCAATGAAGGAAGTTTTGGACGACGGAGGATCCAAACCTGTTGTCGAGACTACTCCAACTGAGGTTGTAGCTCAGGATGCTGCTCCTCTCCCTGAGGTCCAGGTGCCGGAGGCTGACTACCAGGCTCCGAAGGGTACCTCTGAGGTCGAGCCGTCGAGACACAAGAGGCCCAGGACCGATCAGGGCGGAGCTCCCACccgttcttcttcctcgtcctctagaGGAGGGACTGTTGGGTGGAGCTTTACCCATTCGAAGCCTGGGTCGATCCTGGACGACTCTTGGGGCCTAGCTGCGATAATGAGGCACCTGAAGAGCGTGGGATGTCCCCTTCCAGCGCTCAAGGACCTGACTAACCGAGATGAGTATCTCGATATTGCCCACTGTATGGGTCAG TTGGCTGGGGCTGTTAACAGGGCCCAGCTCAGGTTTGAGAATGCTCTGTGTGCTGCCCCCAATGCTGGTGAACTTGCTGAGGTTACCGAGATGGTTAAGGCAGCCAAAGCCGATCTTGACCAAGCCCGGGTTCGAATTTCTGAACTCGAAGCCGAAGTGACGAGGCTAGGCTCGAAGGCCGATGCTCAGCAAGGAGAGATCGAGAGTCAAAAGCTCGATATCCAGGTGAAGAGCAGGAGGATCAATGATTTGGAGGCTGCTCGAAAGATAGCTGAGCATCAAGTACGTGAGCTCATTGCCTCATCCCAGGATAGCCAGAAGAACAAGGAAGCTGAAGTCAAGCTGGCTGTCAGGGAAGGGAAGAAAGAAGTCGCCGAAGCTTACGGCAAGATCCTGGTCTGTGTTAAGGAGAAGTTTGCTAGGAAGAAAGATGAGGTCAACGCCTTGGTGTACGCTCAGGAGCTCCAAGCTAATGCCGACCTCTTGAAGGATATGCTGAACAACAAGATCCAAAGCGTTGAAGAGGAGTACAACCAATTGGTGGCCTTATTACCAGAAGCGACAACTGCGTATGAGAAGGCTCAAGTCTCTGACTTCTCGGTCAGCAAGCTTCCTCTTCCCCAGATCTCGGAGAGTTCAG TCGAGGCAGCAATAGGAGGTGATGGCAATGTGGTCGATGAGGGAGTTCCTGCCGGTGCTGGTGATCCGATTcaggaagagaaggaagattga
- the LOC125583499 gene encoding uncharacterized protein LOC125583499, translating into MQRNIRGPPKNLTEKVSIDDSNPEKQVSIGSELPLETKKELVEFLKQNIKTFAWTTSDMKGIDANVTTHKLNVDPTFKPIKQKRRKLGLEKAQAVNDEVDRLTKAGSIREVQYPDWLANPVVVKKKNGKWRICVDFTDLNKACPKDSFPLPHIDRLVEATAGHQLLSFMDAFSGYNQIMMDPEDQEKTAFITERGTYCYKVMPFGLKNAGATYQRLVNKMFAGQLGKTMEVYIDDMLVKSSKGEDHISHLRECFEILNKYDMKLNPAKCTFGVPSGEFLGYLVTERGIEANPKQIATFLEMPSPKTTREVQRLTGRIAALNRFISRSTDKCLPFYKLLKNNKKFLWDEKCEEAFKQLKAYLSEPPILSKPVVGEPLYLYLAVSAAAVSGVLVREEQNEQRPVYYTSKSLIDAETRYPTMEKLALAVVTAARKLRPYFQSHSIIVMTSQPLRTILHSPSQSGRLAKWAIELSEYDIEYRPRAAAKAQVLADFVIELASEHLDQETEVPKWSLYVDGASSRQGSGVGLRLTSSAGETIEQSYRLGFNASNNEAEYEALIAGLKLALSLGIRELNAYSDSQLVASQFHGEYETRDERMGAYLEVVLNLTKQFDKFELTRIPRGENSSADALAALASTSDPLVKRIIPVEGIEKPSIDIATKAEMDSKPKEKIEDNSLPTVATQVFTTFWFPKTRTRSFRKHTSRKATQNPENNDKSEGTHRSSDSLEPNSTSTSGGTIQTSEPLVYKVQTRSRTALKNASRNATQTTGDNEEIGDIPQNPEPTPTNISGGTTAPGPEQESPSSLHNKVVGREDWRIPIMDYILEGKIPPNKWEARKLKALAARYCIIESALHKRSVSGPYLKCVHGLVAMKLMKEMHDGSCGNHSGGRALAIRIKRQGYFWPTIIADCEVYSSSCDKCQRHAPIIHQPAEKLSNISAPYPFMRWSMDIIGPLVPSGKGKKLLNLLVLTDYFTKWIEAEAFQQINRFEVEGFVWKNIVCRHGVPYEIVTDNGGQFISHDFKSFCDKWNIRLTFSSPRRPQGNGQAEAANKSVLANLKKRLGAQKELWSEKLPEVLWACRTTPRKATEETPFSLAYGMEAVVPAETTAGSLRRELCTSNPAANNQLLMDSLDLIEERRDQALLRIQNYQQAMARHYNSKVRPRQFAVGDLVLRKVFEGTKEPGAGKLGTNWEGPYRIIHIVRPGVYKLQKVRTGVPEIRSWNATNLKRYYH; encoded by the coding sequence ATGCAACGAAATATCCGAGGTCCCCCTAAGAACCTCACCGAAAAAGTTAGCATCGACGACTCAAATCCTGAGAAACAGGTGAGCATCGGATCCGAGCTACCTCTCGAAACCAAAAAGGAGCTCGTCGAATTCCTAAAACAGAATATCAAAACCTTTGCATGGACCACCAGCGACATGAAAGGCATAGATGCAAATGTCACCACTCATAAGCTCAATGTAGACCCTACTTTTAAACCGATCAAACAGAAACGTCGTAagctaggtctagaaaaagccCAAGCTGTCAACGACGAGGTCGATCGACTAACAAAGGCCGGGTCCATCCGAGAGGTACAATACCCCGATTGGCTAGCTAACCCAGTGGtagtaaaaaagaagaatgggAAATGGAGAATCTGTGTAGACTTCACCGATTTAAACAAAGCCTGTCCTAAGGACAGCTTCCCGTTACCTCATATCGATCGTTTGGTCGAAGCAACGGCTGGACACCAGCTCTTGTCCTTTATGGATGCCTTTTCAGGatataaccagattatgatggaTCCTGAGGATCAAGAGAAAACCGCATTCATAACTGAACGAGGAACCTATTGTTACAAGGTCATGCCGTTTGGTTTGAAAAACGCGGGAGCTACCTATCAAAGgttagtaaataaaatgttcgctggacaactcggaaaaaccatggaagtctacatcgacgacatgttagTCAAATCCTCAAAGGGGGAGGACCACATCTCCCATCTAAGAGAATGTTTCGAAATCCTCAACAAATACGACATGAAGCTAAACCCAGCTAAGTGTACCTTCGGAGTACCTTCCGGCGAATTCCTAGGTTACCTCGTAACCGAAAGAGGCATCGAAGCCAACCCGAAACAAATAGCGACATTCCTGGAAATGCCATCACCTAAAACGACCAGAGAGGTACAAAGATTGACCGGACGGATCGCAGCACTAAATCGATTCATCTCCAGGTCCACCGATAAATGCCTTCCATTCTATAAACTtctgaaaaataataagaagttCTTATGGGATGAAAAGTGCGAAGAAGCCTTCAAACAGCTGAAGGCTTACCTCTCGGAACCTCCGATACTATCCAAACCTGTAGTAGGAGAACCACTGTACCTGTACCTCGCCGTGTCGGCAGCTGCAGTCAGCGGAGtgctagtacgagaggaacaaaACGAACAGAGACCTGTCTATTATACTAGCAAAAGCTTAATAGACGCCGAGACGAGATATCCCACCATGGAAAAACTAGCCCTAGCAGTCGTGACAGCTGCCAGGAAGCTGCGACCTTATTTCCAATCGCACTCGATCATCGTAATGACCTCACAACCATTACGgacgattctgcatagcccTAGCCAATCCGGACGATTAGCAAAATGGGCTATAGAGCTCAGCGAGTACGACATCGAGTACAGACCCCGAGCAGCAGCAAAAGCTCAGGTCCTCGCCGATTTCGTTATTGAGCTAGCATCCGAACATCTAGACCAGGAAACAGAGGTTCCGAAATGGAGCCTATACGTGGACGGAGCCTCGTCAAGGCAAGGCTCCGGTGTCGGTTTAAGACTAACCTCCTCAGCCGGAGAAACCATCGAACAATCCTATAGACTTGGATTTAACGCTTCCAACAACGAGGCCGAGTACGAAGCACTAATCGCTGGATTAAAGCTCGCCCTGAGCCTCGGAATTCGGGAGCTAAACGCCTACAGCGACTCGCAGCTGGTAGCTAGCCAGTTTCACGGGGAATACGAAACAAGGGACGAAAGAATGGGGGCATACCTCGAGGTCGTCCTAAACCTCACAAAGCAGTTTGACAAGTTCGAGCTAACGAGGATCCCACGAGGGGAGAACTCCTCAGCAGACGCGCTCGCCGCATTAGCTTCCACATCCGACCCTCTCGTAAAACGAATTATACCCGTGGAAGGAATCGAGAAGCCAAGTATCGACATAGCTACCAAGGCTGAGATGGATAGCAAAccaaaggaaaaaatagaggatAACAGCCTCCCGACGGTAGCTACCCAAGTTTTCACGACATTCTGGTTCCCGAAAACTAGAACACGCAGCTTTAGAAAGCACACCTCCAGGAAAGCAACCCAGAACCCGGAAAACAACGACAAAAGTGAAGGTACTCACCGAAGTTCAGACTCCCTAGAGCCTAACTCTACGAGTACCTCCGGGGGCACCATCCAGACCTCGGAGCCACTTGTCTATAAAGTCCAAACAAGAAGCCGCACCGCTCTTAAAAACGCATCTAGGAACGCTACACAAACCACAGGGGATAACGAGGAAATTGGAGATATTCCTCAGAACCCAGAACCTACTCCAACGAATATCTCCGGGGGCACCACGGCACCAGGTCCCGAACAGGAATCTCCCTCCtctcttcacaacaaagttgtaGGGAGAGAAGACTGGAGAATACCGATCATGGATTACATCCTAGAGGGAAAAATTCCACCCAACAAGTGGGAGGCTCGAAAACTCAAAGCTTTAGCAGCAAGATACTGTATAATCGAGTCAGCCCTCCACAAACGAAGTGTCTCCGGACCTTACCTAAAATGCGTTCACGGCCTAGTAGCTATGAAACTCATGAAGGAAATGCACGACGGTTCCTGTGGAAACCATTCCGGAGGCAGAGCCTTAGCCATCCGAATAAAAAGACAAGGCTACTTCTGGCCTACCATTATCGCAGATTGTGAGGTCTACTCCTCATCGTGCgacaaatgccaaaggcatgcaccGATCATACACCAACCAGCGGAAAAGCTGTCTAACATATCAGCTCCCTACCCATTCATGAGGTGGTCTATGGACATTATAGGTCCATTAGTACCTTCAGGGAAAGGAAAGAAGTTACTAAACCTCCTGGTCCTAACCGACTACTTCACGAAATGGATTGAAGCTGAAGCTTTCCAACAAATAAACAGATTCGAGGTCGAAGGATTTGTTTGGAAAAACATCGTATGCAGGCATGGCGTCccatacgaaatcgtaaccgacaaTGGAGGACAGTTCATATCCCACGACTTCAAAAGTTTCTGCGATAAATGGAACATCCGCCTCACCTTCTCATCACCTCGGCGACCTCAAGGGAACGGACAGGCGGAGGCTGCCAACAAATCAGTTTTAGCAAACCTCAAGAAACGCCTAGGAGCCCAAAAGGAGCTTTGGTCGGAAAAACTACCCGAAGTACTATGGGCCTGCCGAACCACCCCACGAAAAGCTACAGAGGAAACTCCCTTCTCCTTAGCTTATGGGATGGAAGCTGTCGTCCCAGCAGAAACCACCGCAGGTAGCCTCAGACGGGAGCTCTGCACCTCAAATCCCGCAGCTAATAACCAGCTCCTGATGGATAGCCTCGACTTGATCGAGGAAAGACGAGACCAAGCCTTGCTTCGCATTCAAAATTATCAGCAAGCAATGGCACGACACTACAATTCCAAAGTAAGGCCCCGACAGTTCGCCGTAGGGGACCTAGTGCTTAGGAAAGTGTTCGAAGGAACAAAGGAACCGGGAGCTGGAAAGTTAGGaaccaactgggaaggaccctaccgAATTATCCACATAGTACGACCCGGAGTTTACAAACTCCAGAAGGTACGAACCGGGGTACCTGAAATCCGATCGTGGAATGCCACGAACCTCAAAAGATACTATCATTAG